The sequence ACAACTGTTGCGGAAAAAATAACGCGGACGGGATCGCCCCGTAGTTTCACGTAGGTTCCTGTTAACGCCTGTTTGCGACTATGTGCGCAATCCTACCGGATAAGAACCAGCCAGCATTGTTGGAATGACTTCCGTCCTGTCGTCGGTCGTGACGATGGCGGCGCGGGGTGGTTTGCGCGTTGCTAGGTCTCATCGGGATTTGTCGTGATGTCGAAGTTGTCGATCGTCTTCAAGCTTCTGACCGTGTTGTCAGTCCTCGTGCTCTCGCTCGCCGGCGTCGGCGTGACGGCGATCGGCACCATGCAGAACATCAATGCCCACACGGTCGAGATCGCGGAAAGCTGGCTGCCGAGCGTGCGTGCGCTCGGCTCGCTCCGCGCCGACATCAACGAGCTGCGCGTCGCGCTTCGCCTGCACCTGATGCAGGAGAGCGCCGAGGGCAAGGAGGCCGCCGAGAAGCGGCTCGCCTCGCTGCAGGGACGCATCGAGAAGACACGCAAGGTCTACGAACCCTTGATCACCTCGTCCGAAGAGCGTTCGCTCTATGAGCAGTGGACCAGGGCCTGGGCCGAATATCTGAACGGCGTGCAGGAGGTGATGGCGCTGTCGCGCAAGAGCGTCGGCCGTTTCCCGACCGATGCCAATGAGATGTTGCAGACCAAGGTCGCGAAGATGGCCCAGGCGGCCGATCCGCTGCTGCAGAAGGGCATCGAGCTCAACAACAGCGGCGCCGAGCTGGAGACCAAGCAGGCGGCGGACAGCTACGCGCTGATCTTCCGGGTCCTGGTCGGCATTATCGTGTTCTCGGTCGTGGTTGCGATCGGCGCGGCCTACTATCTCGTGCGCGACGTCTCGCGTGGCATTGCTTCGATCATCAAGCCGATGCAGTCGCTCGGCGAGGGCGACCTCTCGGCCGAGGTGCCGCATCGCGGCGAGAAGACCGAGATCGGATCGATGGCGGATGCGCTGCAGATCTTCAAGGAAGCGCTGGTCGCCAAGCGCGCCGCCGACGAAGCAGCCCGGCTCGACGCCGAGGCCAAGATCGAGCGCGGCCGCCGGGTCGATGCCATCACGAGCAAGTTCGAGGCGATGATCGGCGAAGTCGTCGGCACCGTCTCCTCGGCCTCGACCGAGCTCGAGGCGTCGGCATCGACGCTCACCAGCACCGCGCAGCGCGGCCAGGAGCTCGCCACCGTCGTTGCGGCGGCTTCCGAGGAAGCCTCCACCAACGTCCAGGCGGTTGCCTCCGCCTCCGAGGAGCTGTCGTCCTCGATCACCGAGATCAGCCGCCGCGTGCAGGATTCGGCGCGGATGGCGGCAGAAGCGGTCGAGCAGGCGGGGCGGACCAACGAGCGCGTCAACGCGCTGTCGCAGGCGGCCTCCCGCATCGGCGACGTCGTCGAGCTCATTAACACCATTGCGGGCCAGACCAATCTGCTGGCGCTGAACGCCACCATCGAGGCGGCGCGGGCGGGCGAAGCCGGCCGCGGCTTCGCGGTCGTCGCGTCCGAGGTCAAGGCCTTGGCCGAGCAGACTGCGAAGGCGACCGGCGAGATCGGGGCACAGGTGTCAGGCATCCAGGCAGCGACGCAGGAATCCGTCAGCGCGATCCAGGAGATCGGCGGCACCATCGAGCGGCTGTCCGAAGTGTCCGCGGCGATTGCCGCCGCCGTCGAACAGCAAGGCGCTGCGACGCAGGAGATCTCGCGCAACGTCCAGCAGGCCTCGCTCGGCACGCAGGAGGTCTCCTCCAACATCACCGACGTGCAGCGCGGCGCGATCGAGACCGGCGAGGCCTCGGTCGAGGTGCTGTCGGCGGCGAAATCGCTGGCGACCGACAGCACGCGTCTCAAGGTCGAGGTCGCGCAGTTCCTGGAATCGGTCCGCGCGGCCTGATCCTTAACTGCCCGTCTGGGGAGCCGGCGGCGGTGCGACCTGCCGCCGGAACAGGATCCGCTGGTAGAGCCAGCCGATCGCGACCAGCACGACGCCGAGGCACATGAACGACAGCGCGCGATAGACGCCTGTCAGCGTCGACATGTCGATGACGAAGGCCTTCAGGATCGTCAGCGCGATGACGGCGGCGGACGCCAGCCGCGCCCGTTCCGAGTTGACGAGAATGCCGACCCCGAGCAGCACGACGCCGAAGGCGAGCCAGCCGATCGAATAGGTGTATTGCTCGGCGCCCGTCGTCGGGCCGGTGGAAAGGATCGGGCCGTGATAGAAGCGGCGGATCTCCAGCGTGACATAGGCGAGTGCGAACACCAATGCGCCGCCGGCAATCGTGTTGGCGTAGACCTTGCCGCGCTCGCCGACCACCGCATAGGACAAGAGCAGCATCAGCACCGCCGGCAGCGCATAGCCGAGCAGCAGCAGGTTGAACACCGCACCGCCGACGTCGATGCGCCAGATCAGCGGGTTCTCCAGGATGAAGAGGCCGAACACGCTGATGAGGCCGGCGATCGCCGTCAGCACGACCGCACCGACATTGTGCACGATGCTGCGGCTGCGCAGCCGCAGGCGCTCCAGCCCGATCGCCATGGCGAGCGCGATGCAGACCTGCAGCGCGCACTCGAGCAGCGACGGCGCCGACGTCATCTGGCCGCCGGTGGCGAAATGACGGATTTCCACGAAGGCGAGCAGCGCCGTGAACAAGATCGCGGCCGCCTCGACCACGCGCAACGGCGCATCGTCGGCGCGGCGACGCAGGAGGATGCTCGCGCCCCAGAACGAGGCCGCCGGCAGGCCATAGCCCCACAGCAGCCAGTTGAAGATCGGCGTCGTGCCGACGGCATCGCCGACGATGCGGGGATCATAGACGATGCGTGCGGTGACGATCGCGGCGAAGATCGCAGCTAACCGGCGCAGCACCGGGATCGGCCGCTGCAACGAGATCCAGGCGGTGCCGAGCGACATCAGCGCGAGCGCAATGGTGAGCCAGCCCTTCTCCAGCGCAAAGGTCAGTGCCAGCGCCAGCGCGCCGAGCGTGCCGGTGGCGAACAATGCGATCGAGGTTGCAACGCCTGGTCGCTCTTCGCGACGCATCAGCGCTTCGGTCGCAGCGCCAAAGGCCGCGGCGAGCAGAGCGGCGAGGATCGCGAACGGGATCGAGCGGTCGAGATGGGCGATGCGCGCATAGAGCGCAACCAGGATCGCGATTGGTGTCGCAACGCCCGCCGCCGACCACACCACCGGAATGATCGCCGAGTTCGACCGGCCCTGCGCGAAGAAGCCCGCGACGCCGAAGCCGGCGGCGAAGATCGCGGCCGTCACCAGATGCAGCGTCACCGAGCTGTCGGTCGCGACCGGGCCGACGCCCGGCATCGGGCCACCCGGCAGCACCAGCATGTCGGGATTGGCGCGCACGGCCCATTCGGCGAACACGATGAACACGGTCGCCGCGGCCGCACCCAGCGCACCAGTTGCTGCCGGAGCACGCCAAGCCACGAACAGCGTCCCGCCGACCAGGAGCGTGAAGGCGATTAGCGCGAGATCCGCATGCGCGCTCGACAGCACGACCAGCATCGCACCGAACAGATAGGCGCCGAGCGCGCCCGACGAGACCGGCTCGATCTCGCCTTCTTCGATGGTCGGGCCGAACATGAAGCCGCAGACGACGAGCAGCGCGGCAAGCACGAAGCCGGCGATGACATGGAAGGCGTGCGGCGCGACCTGCACCTCGTTGGTATCGAGACCCGGGAAGATCCAGAGCACGGCGAATGCGATTGTCGTGACGGCAAGCCAGCGCCACAGCCGGATGCGGGCGAGGCCGAAACTCGCGGCGGTGACGATGGCGAGATAGATGTAGAGCGCCCAATAGTCCGGCTTGCCGCTGGAGACGAGGATCGGCGTCACGAAGGCGCCGACCACGCCGAGGCCGGCGAGCGCGGGTCCGTGCAGCAGCGCGGCGGCAAGCGTGCCCATCGCAACGATGCCGAGCAGCACGAAGGCGGTTGCCGGCACCAGGAAGCCGTAGAGCGCATAGGCCGCGTAGATGGTGGCGAACGCCACCGCCGTGCCGGCCGCAGTGAGGATCGCGGGGATGTTGGCGATCGGCAGCGCCGCGATGTTGGAGATGCTCTCCTTGCGTCGTGTCCATTCGCCGGCCCCCAGCAGCGCGGCTGCGAACAGGCCACCGAGGAAGACGCGCACGCCGGGGCCGACGAGGCCGGCCTCGATCGAATAGCGCACCATGAAGAAGCCGCCGAGCGCCAGCGCAAGGCCGCCGATCCACACCACCCAGCGCGTGCCGAGGCGCTCCTCGAACCCGGGCGCTGCCTCCGGCACCGGAGGCGGCGCATCAGTGCCCGTGCCCGGTTCGAGCGGGGGCGGTGCAGCCTCCTCGGTGACGAGCGGAGACGGCGTGGGTTCGGCTTCCGGCGCAAGCGGCGGCGGCTCGGCGGTGGGCGTGGAGGCGGGCGTTGCGGGCGTTTCAGCCTGCACCTGCGCGGGCATCAGCGGCGGCGGTTGCACAACAGGCCGCTGCGCATAAAACTTTTCTTCGAGCAGGTTCAGCCGGCGGCGCAACTCGGTCGCCTGGCTGGACGCCTTGATCGCGATCAGGAAGGCGATGATCGCAATGATCAGCGCAAAGACGTCGAACGGGCCGTCGAGCATGAAGCCTCCAGGCAACCGGCGGGCAGGGGCCGGTACCACTGATATCAGGATCTAGCGCCGGGAGCGCACACGCAAGCCCGGCGCGGGCCGCTCCTGGAGCACCTCACGGCGGAAGCGGTAGAGTGCCGCCGGCCGTCCGCCCGTCTGTGTCGACATCACCCCGGTCGGTTCGACCAGGGCTTCCGCTTCGACCAGGCGGCGGAAATTCTGTTTGTGCAGATGCCGGCCGGAGATTGCCTCCACCGTATGCTGCAATTCAGTGAGTGTGAACTCGGCGGGCAAAAGTTCAAACACCACAGGACGATACTTCAGTTTCGCGCGCAGCCGCGCGATTCCCGTGGCGAGAATCCGGCGGTGATCGAATCGCATCGAGGTCCCGAGCGCCGGCAGCGCCTTGCGCGCTAATGCCGCAGGACGGCCGTCGCGCTTGGCTTCCTCGATCAGCCCGGCCTCGTAGAGCAGCTCATAGCGGTCGAGCACGCGCTCCTCGTCCCAGGGCGCGCCCTCAAGCCCGAAATAGAACCGCACGCGATCCTTGCGCGGCAATGCGCGCGTCGTCTCCGGCGTCTCCTGCTCCGCCCAAGCCGTTAGCGCGGGAATGATGTCGCGGGCGATGATCGCGGGCGGCTCCTCGCGCCAGTCCTCCCAGGGCAGGAAGCGGTACCAGGGCTCGAAGCTCGC is a genomic window of Bradyrhizobium sp. CB1717 containing:
- a CDS encoding methyl-accepting chemotaxis protein, with translation MSKLSIVFKLLTVLSVLVLSLAGVGVTAIGTMQNINAHTVEIAESWLPSVRALGSLRADINELRVALRLHLMQESAEGKEAAEKRLASLQGRIEKTRKVYEPLITSSEERSLYEQWTRAWAEYLNGVQEVMALSRKSVGRFPTDANEMLQTKVAKMAQAADPLLQKGIELNNSGAELETKQAADSYALIFRVLVGIIVFSVVVAIGAAYYLVRDVSRGIASIIKPMQSLGEGDLSAEVPHRGEKTEIGSMADALQIFKEALVAKRAADEAARLDAEAKIERGRRVDAITSKFEAMIGEVVGTVSSASTELEASASTLTSTAQRGQELATVVAAASEEASTNVQAVASASEELSSSITEISRRVQDSARMAAEAVEQAGRTNERVNALSQAASRIGDVVELINTIAGQTNLLALNATIEAARAGEAGRGFAVVASEVKALAEQTAKATGEIGAQVSGIQAATQESVSAIQEIGGTIERLSEVSAAIAAAVEQQGAATQEISRNVQQASLGTQEVSSNITDVQRGAIETGEASVEVLSAAKSLATDSTRLKVEVAQFLESVRAA
- a CDS encoding DUF2339 domain-containing protein, which codes for MLDGPFDVFALIIAIIAFLIAIKASSQATELRRRLNLLEEKFYAQRPVVQPPPLMPAQVQAETPATPASTPTAEPPPLAPEAEPTPSPLVTEEAAPPPLEPGTGTDAPPPVPEAAPGFEERLGTRWVVWIGGLALALGGFFMVRYSIEAGLVGPGVRVFLGGLFAAALLGAGEWTRRKESISNIAALPIANIPAILTAAGTAVAFATIYAAYALYGFLVPATAFVLLGIVAMGTLAAALLHGPALAGLGVVGAFVTPILVSSGKPDYWALYIYLAIVTAASFGLARIRLWRWLAVTTIAFAVLWIFPGLDTNEVQVAPHAFHVIAGFVLAALLVVCGFMFGPTIEEGEIEPVSSGALGAYLFGAMLVVLSSAHADLALIAFTLLVGGTLFVAWRAPAATGALGAAAATVFIVFAEWAVRANPDMLVLPGGPMPGVGPVATDSSVTLHLVTAAIFAAGFGVAGFFAQGRSNSAIIPVVWSAAGVATPIAILVALYARIAHLDRSIPFAILAALLAAAFGAATEALMRREERPGVATSIALFATGTLGALALALTFALEKGWLTIALALMSLGTAWISLQRPIPVLRRLAAIFAAIVTARIVYDPRIVGDAVGTTPIFNWLLWGYGLPAASFWGASILLRRRADDAPLRVVEAAAILFTALLAFVEIRHFATGGQMTSAPSLLECALQVCIALAMAIGLERLRLRSRSIVHNVGAVVLTAIAGLISVFGLFILENPLIWRIDVGGAVFNLLLLGYALPAVLMLLLSYAVVGERGKVYANTIAGGALVFALAYVTLEIRRFYHGPILSTGPTTGAEQYTYSIGWLAFGVVLLGVGILVNSERARLASAAVIALTILKAFVIDMSTLTGVYRALSFMCLGVVLVAIGWLYQRILFRRQVAPPPAPQTGS
- a CDS encoding NAD regulator, with protein sequence MSETLLTPIEIGLTAAIVAIEDHEPLILTAHSSDGLAGLPFGPFDALSHRTFEIGLRAWVEEQAGLRLGYVEQLYTFGDRGRHAEAGDTGAHMVSIGYLALTRAAGGELAANGASFEPWYRFLPWEDWREEPPAIIARDIIPALTAWAEQETPETTRALPRKDRVRFYFGLEGAPWDEERVLDRYELLYEAGLIEEAKRDGRPAALARKALPALGTSMRFDHRRILATGIARLRAKLKYRPVVFELLPAEFTLTELQHTVEAISGRHLHKQNFRRLVEAEALVEPTGVMSTQTGGRPAALYRFRREVLQERPAPGLRVRSRR